The following nucleotide sequence is from Aneurinibacillus soli.
ATGTCCGATCGAGCTGTCGTACTATCTCGTGATCCTGCACGAATCATTGTGGATATCCCAATCACATTACGTCATTGGAGAGAAAAGCAAGATCCACGCTTTACCGAATTAGTTGATAAAATTTATTCGATCTTAACACACAGAGAGACTAAGTCCGTCATTGTTTCTGACACGCAGAAAAAGAAACTACAACCGATCCCTGAAGCTCCCTCTGGTGCGCTTACCGGATTTATCGAGTTATTGGATGATTTGGGAAACAAAGCTGACCTGTATAAATTAGCCGATCAATTCAGTTTAAACCTAGAAGATTTTTTACATATTGTTGAAGCGACAAGGTTACTGGGGTTGGCAAATGTTCAACAGGGGGATATTGATTTGACTCCTACTGGTCATCAATTTGCAGAGGCAAACGTATTAGAACGTAAAGATATTTTTAAACAGCAGGTACTTGAACATGTACCTATGATGGAAAAGATTTTATGGACTCTCCAATCAAAGTCTAACAATAAAATGCCGAGAGAATTTTTCAATGAGATTTATAAACAGCACTTTGGTGCAGAAGAAGCCGAACATCAATTGGATATCACCATTGATTGGGGACGTTATGCAGAGTTATTTGCTTATGAAGAAGCGACAAAACAATTGTTCCTTGAACCAGAGGAATCACAAGAAGAATAAGAAATATCCATCATGCCCACTCCTATCTGTACTGGTTCATTTGTAGAGAATTATATCTTTTATAGTTGTCAGTTTATTCTTTATAATAAAGCATAGTCTTTATGACTTACAACTTTAATACAGGGGGAACTACACATGTCCGTTATCGTACGACCAGTTGAGCAAAGCGATAAACAAGAAGTAATCACCTTAATGTACGAATACATTGTAGACTTTTATCAAAGACCGCGACCATCCACTGACAAAGTCCAGCGCTTATTTGACACACTGCTCGAAAAAAATCTCGGTATTCAGTTTGTCGCCGAACAAGAGGGAAAACCTGTCGGATTTGCTACTTTATATTTTACGTTTAGTACAACTAGGGCTGATAAAATAACGGTAATGAATGATCTTTATGTTGTCGAAGAAGCAAGAGGGAGTGGTGTCGCACAAGAGTTATTTCAAGCGTGCGAAACTTTCACGAAAGATCATGGATATGCCTATATGTCATGGATAACCGCTACAGATAATTATCGTGCGCAGCGTTTTTATGAGAAGATGGGTGGAACCCGTGGAGATTGGCTGAATTATTCCATTTAAGCAGTAGTGCATCAGAAAAGTCAAAGAACCGATTTTGTTGGTTCTTTGACTTTTTTTAGTTGTCGAATCAAAGTTATATCCACCAAGGAAGTGGTTACTCTTTAGGAATTAAGAAAAATTTAATAAAAAATATCGGTTTATTTAAGAATTATACTATATGATCAATTTGCTATTTGATTACTTTGAACAAACAGGTTCAAGAAAGAAAAGAGGAAGCAGAAAAAACACAACGGGAGGGGATTTGCTTATTGATGCTAATGATACCTATGTACAGCATAAACAATAACAAAGATTGAAATTGCGACATACGCGAGTAACTGTTTCGTTGACTTATCCAATTTATCGTCCTTCAGAAGATTTATACATATTATCAGTAATCACTCCAAATCACTCTGTAGTCTCTTTATAACGTTACCTTAAACACAAAAACATTTAAAATTTATCCAATTATCAATCTATTGTGTTAATCTTTTATTTTTATCTCATAAAATTATGATACTAGTCTTAAATATACTATATAAATGAGGTTAAGGAAAATGAGGATGAATAACAAAGTTGTATTAACAGCCATCCCCTTATTGGCGAGCGTTGCTTTATTTTCCGGTTGTTCAAACGCAACAGCCCCAAATAGTTCAGGAGGTCATAAGTCCCGAACTGTTCCCATAGTTGCTTCTATAGTAAAAATGAGTCCTGTTGGTGGCGATCTAGTGCTGACTGGACAATTAACAGCAAGCTTACAGACGAAAGTAGTCTCTAAACTCAGCGGAAAAGTGTCAAAGGTGTACGTGCAAACGGGTGATATTGTTTCTGCTGGTGAAAAACTCGTTGTAATTGATACAACGGATTTACAATCTCAGCTTGCCCAACAAAAAGCAGCTGTAAAAACGGCGCAAGATCAGGTAGCAAAAGCTCGATCAGATGCTAGAAACAGCTCCATTACAGCTAATTCTTCTGTAGATACGGCTAAATCCAATGTAGACCAAGCAACAGCAACCTTACAGCAAGCGCAAGTAAAACTACACCAGCAGCAAACCTTATTTGCTTCTGGTGCGATCCCTAAGCAAAACGTAAACGATGCACAGGATGCAGTTACGAATGCACAATTAAAGGTTGCTTCCGCACAGCAAGCCTTACAAGCGGCACAAGCAACTTATCAGATCGCCGCACCAGGCGGAAATTCTGATGCTCAGAAGTCTATTAGAATCGCTGAAGATCAACTGGCACAAGCGGAAGCTAGCGTTTCCTCTATTCAAACACAAATCAGTGAAGCAGCGGTGACATCACCTATTTCGGGTATTGTGGCTTCTCGTGATGTTGAAGTGGGTGGCTTTGCGAGTGGCTCACAATCCGTGGTTACGCTTGTGCAGAACAATCCCATTAAAGTGGTGGTGAATGTTCCTGAAACTGTAATTAATGAAATTAAGGTAGGTTCCCCTGTAAAGGTTAGCGTTTCTGCCGCAGGAAATAAAACCTTTGATGCAAAAATATCTAGAATCAGTCCTGTAGAAGATACAAATTCTAAATCCTATCCGGTAGAAGTAAACGTGAATAATTCAACGGGTGTGTTAAAGCCAGGCATGGTTGCTCAAGCCACAATCGGAGGTTTATCTAAGCACGATGCGATCCAAGTTCCTGCTGATTCTATTGTACAAACTCCAGATGGTCCCGAGATCTTTACAATTGAGAACGGCATTGCTCATCAGCATCTAGTTAAAGAAGGCACCATTAGCTCCAATACCATTGAAATTGTTAGTGGTTTAAAATCGGGTGATAAGATTGCTATTTTAGGTCAGGAACTCTTGAACGAAGGTTCTAAAGTGAAAGAGGTATCAAAAGATCAACTTAACGCTGAATTCACGAAACCAAGTAAAAAATCAGGATCTCATTCTAAACATCAACAGTCTTCAGGTGGAAGCCAATGAAAATAGCAAATTTCTCTGTCGACCGTCCGGTTACCATTTCAATGATTATGGTTGTACTTGTTTTGTTAGGTGTTATTGCGATGCCTATGCTAAAGGTAGACTTGTATCCGAACTTGAGCATTCCAGTGGCAGTGGTGTCAACTACCTGGAACGGCTCTTCACCTGACGAGGTCGAGCAACAGATCTCCAAACCGATTGAATCGGCAATGGCGACCGTTCCCGGTGTTTCGGAGGTAGACTCTACCTCTAGCCAAAACTCATCTCGGGTAACAGTACGATTTAACTTCGGTGAAAATCTAGACCAAGCAACTCTATCTATGCGCGATAAACTAGATAAAGTACGCAAGCAACTTCCTGCGGATGCCGATCAACCTACCGTTACGAAAGTTGATCCTAACAGCTCACCTATTATGACGATTGCGTTATCAGGTTCCATGAGTGCTGTTGAGTTAAAACGTTTAGCTTCTGACGTAGTACAACAGCGTTTATCAACCGTTGATGGAGTTGCTTCTGTGTCCGTCACAGGTGGGCAAAATCGGGAGATAGATGTTCTCCTGGATCCCGAGAAGATGCAAGCCTATGGTTTATCGACAAACCAAGTGAGTCAAGCCCTGCAAGGGGATAACATCAATGCTGACGGTGGTTTAATCAGCCAGGGGAAAAAGCAAGTTACCCTGCACATGAATGGTCAATTTATAAACCCTCAGGATATTGGAAATGTTCCGATCAAATTAAGTAACGGCAGTAGTATTTTTATTCGTGATATCGCTACGATAAATGATACATTTGCGGATGTTACTCAGCTATCACGCACAAATGGAATGCCGAGTGTAAGCTTAGATATTTTGAAATCTCCTGACGGTAATACTGTGCAAGTTTCTAAGAATGTTCAAAGTATGATAACGACCATTGAAAAATCGTTGCCTAAATCCGTGAAGTTAACGGTTGTTTCGGATCAAGCTAAGTATATTCAAACTTCGATTAATACCGTTATCGATCATACCCTTGCAGGTGCAGGATTATCTGTTATTATCTTGTATCTATTCTTGCAGAGGCTGAGAACGACCCTGATCATCGGTATTGTTATTCCGATTTCAATTATAAGTACCTTTAGTTTAATGTACTTTACAGGTCAAACCATTAATACCGTTACTCTTGGTGGTTTGGCGTTAGGTATGGGTTCATTGGTAGACTTTGCGGTCGTTGTGATCGAAAGTATTTTCCGTTATAGTAGTAAAGGTCTCTCGCCTATAGAATCGGCAAAATTAGGTACCTCTGAAGTGGGTACCGCCGTAATGGCTTCTGCCCTTTCCCAGATTTGCGTATTTGCTCCAGTTGCATTTACACAAGGTATGGCGACGCAATTGTTCGGGCCTTTAGCACTAACGGTTGTTTTCTCTCATATTGCTGCATTATTTGGCGCTGTTACCCTTGTTCCGATGCTTTCATCTAAGTGGTTAAAAGGGGTTGGAGAACATGACCGTAGTAAGTTAAAACCCGTGGCTCTATTCCAGGATTTTATGAAGGCTTTAACACGTGGTTATAGCCGATTATTAAAATGGTCATTAGGTCACCGTAAAACGGTCATTATCTTTACCTTGATTATGTTCGGTGCATCCACCTCTCTTGTACCGTTGATCGGCTTTGAATTAACTCCAAATTCTGACCAAGGTCAATTTAAGGCAAACATTAGGGTGGCAACCAATACGAAGCTCGAAGAAACGAACAAAGTAGCAGCTGCTGTCGAAAGAGTTATTGAATCAGAACCTGAAGTCACAACAGTCTTTACACAAGTAGGTACAGGAGGGGGAGGATCCTTTGCGAATGTGTCGACGGATCGCGCCTCAATACAAGCCAATTTAAAACCACTAGCGCAAAGAACGAGATCGACGGATCAGGTAGTTGAAGACGTTCGGAATAAGGTAGCCAATATTCCAGGTGCTAAAATTACGATTTCCGCTGCTTCTAATTCTCTATCCTTCGGTCATGGTGGTTCGGGCGTAGATATCGATATTTCCGGTGATAATACGAAGGTGCTGCAAAAGTTAGCTACGTTGGTTGAAAATACGGTTTCAACGATTCCAGGCATCAGAAATCTTCAAAACTCTTTAGATCAGCAAGTTCCACAGTTCCAAATTACTATGGATCGGCAAAAAGCAGCCCAGTATGGATTATCGATTTCACAGATCGTATCTCAAATGCGCGACGCATACAAAGGTAATATCGCTACACAATTCCATACGTTAGATAGTTCTGTTAATGTTATTGTCAAATATCCAAAGGAGTTTACTTCTAATATTACCAACCTGTCTCGTGTAATGATTTCTACATCATCAGGTGCTCAAATTGCTCTTTCTGATGTTGCTAATGTTAGTCCAACTGTTGGACCGTCACAAATAAGTAGGACCAATCAAGTTAGAACGATTACGGTCTCTGGAGATTTATTTAATGCGAATGCAGGTGTCACACAACAGCAAATTGCCGCAAAGATTGCTCAACTGCCTGTTCCTGATGGGTATACGATTTCTCAGGGTGGGCAGGCTAAAGATTTGAACCAATCGTTCTCTAGTTTAGGGTTGGTATTGCCATTAGCGATTATTTTGGTTTATATCGTAATGGCAAGTCAGTTTGAATCTTTGTTCAGTCCGTTTATCATTATGTTCTCTTTACCACCTACGTTTATCGGCGCTGCCATTGGATTGGTTGTAACCGGTCGCTCCCTTAGTATTAACGCGATTATCGGGATTATTATGCTAGTCGGTATCGTAGTGAACAATGCAATTGTATTGGTTGACTATACGAACCAGTTAAGAAAAGGAGGCTTAAACCTTAGAGAAGCTCTCCTAGAAGCGGGTCCAGTACGTTTGCGGCCAATCTTAATGACAACTGCAACAACCGTACTAGCTATGTTTCCACTTGTACTTGGGTTTGGAGAGGGCGCTGAGGCACAAGCACCGATGGCTACTGTCGTTGCGTTTGGACTAACTTTCTCAACTTTAGTTACGTTGATTCTTATCCCCGTGGTCTATACAATCTTTGATGATTTGGGAAATAGAATCAACAGAAAAGCAAGCAGAGAGCCAGAGGTTCAAGAAGTCAGTTCCATGTAATAATCCATTTAGTAAAAACCGTCACCGAATGGTGTCGGTTTTTCTCTGTGGTTGTTTAGGTTTATATTGTTTATAGAAGAAAAAAAGGAGGGGATGATGATGTCAAACAAGTTAGATCAATCACCACCTGCTAGATATTTATCTATTGCCGGTTTGATTTTATTTTTACTCCTCACTGGAATCTACATGTATTTGCTTCATATTGGTGCCGCAAAAGAATGGCTTGCTTCCATCCGTCATCTAGGTGTTTCGGGTATCGTGTTAGGTATTTTCATTCAAACTATTGTCAACGCCTTACCGGTTCCTGGTGAGTTTGTCTCTCTTTTTCTGATCGAAGTGTACGGAGCAGTTGCAGGTGGCTTTTATTCCTGGGTAGGAGGGATAACAGGTGCGGTCCTTGCCTACTACCTAAGCAACTGGATCGCTCGTCCGCTTATTGAACCATTGGCAAAACCTTACCTGGAGAAAGTAAATCAATGGCTCCAAAGACAAGGGGCTATCGGACTTTTATTTATGCGTTTTGTACCGCTTGTTCCGTATCACTTCATCAATTATGCGGCAGGTTTATTGCAAGTGAATAGAGCAGCGTTTATCTGGACGACGGTAGTAGGAATTCTCCCTTATACGATCATGATGAGCAGCCTGTTTGCAGGGTTACGTTATGGAAAGTCCATTCCTTTTATTGTTGGCGCCGTACTCTTTATTTTGTCATCCATTGTAAGCATCGTCCTTCGTAAGAAAACGAAGTAATCTTGTAACAACATAATAAAGGGGAACAAGTTAAACAATAAAAGCCGGTTTTTTCTTATCCTAGGAAAAATCGGCTTTTTGTTTCAATGAAATGTATTAACGTATGTTTCCGCAAAAATATCTTAGTAACTCCCCCTACATGAAGCCTTTTTCTATGATAGAATTCTAAGTATCGATAATTTATTATTATCGATACTTATCTAAAAAGCACGAAAGAAGGGGAATCATGACTCATTCATCGCCCAGCGTGCGGCCTTCTACTACTCTTGTAGATACAAAACTACAGCAACTCATTCAGGACGCTCGCTCACATATCGATCACGCTCGGTCCGATAATACACGACGTGCGTATGATTCCGACTGGCGCAGCTTCGAAAACTGGTGTGCAGCCTACGAACTCGATTCACTTCCGGCAGAGGCAGCCACTGTCATTTTGTACATAACAGACCTGGCGAACGATGGGTACAAGTTCAGTACAATTCGGCGCCACGTGTCTTCGATTTCGATTCGGCATAAACTCATGCAGCATCCATCTCCTGCCCGTGATATTCATGTCATCGCTGCTCTTGACGGCATCGCTCGCAAAATCGGAAAAATGAGCACACCAAAGAGAGCGGCTGAACTTGACTACATCGCGATGATGGTAGATGCCATTGATACAAGTCGCTTACTTGGCTTGCGAGATAAAGCGATGATCCTACTTGGATTCGCTACAGCATCACGCCGCTCCGAACTAGTCAGGTTAACTACGAAAGATATTGAACGAAAAGCAAGGGGGATTGTCGTCACGATTCACGCGCACAAAACAAACGAAATTTTGCGCAAGGGGATTGTTGCGGTTCATAGTGACTACTGCCCGATTCGAGCGCTTGATGAGTGGATAGAGGCATCGGGGATTACATCTGGTCCATTATTCCGGGCTGTAAATCGGTATGGGCATATAGCGGACACGGCTCTTACGCCACAAGTCGTCGCTAAAGTTGTGAAGCGTGCAGCAGAGGCAGCAGGTCTGAATCCAGATGAGTTTGCCGGGCATAGTCTGCGTTCCGGTATCGTCACGACATCCGGACAAAAAGGCTTCAACATTCAGGCTGGCATGAAACAGACCGGGCATAAAACGCCTGGGATGGTAATGCGCTATCAGCAGGAAGGGCAAATTTTTGACAATAATATTTCCAGTATGCTGGGGGATTTGTGAAATATAACCACAAGAGATTGTAAACAGAAAACGATGTCAAAAAAGTACCGCAAGTATCGTGATTCCAGCAAGTTTTCGGCTGAAGCGCTTGAGCAGGAATAATGAAAAGGTGATTGTGGAGCAGCCAGATCGGCGATTGAGTCCGGGATAAGAAAAAGATATGTATTTATAAAAAGGACAAGCCTGCAAGAGAAAGGTTCCCGGCAGGCTGTTTCTGTGAAGGTAAGGATTTGTGTTAAAGTTTGCTGTTGGTTTTTCAGCGATAAAAATATAGCTAGTTATTATTTATCTCTGTTATTCAACTTAATAAATGAGCAAATGGAAACACCCAATGCTCCTTTCTCATTGAAGCTAATCTTATTATTTGATACTTCCAATGATTGTGGACAGTGCTTTCTCATTGACAGCTTCGTCAAAGAGTAGAGAGAAGCTTACTCCGTCCTTTGTCCATGTAGCAAGATTGATACTGTCACTTTTACCCTTTACAGTAATTTCAGTATTTCCAACAGTAATAGTTTTAACTTTATCATAAACATTATAATCACCACTGATATCAGCATTTACCTTGGCAGTGCGGTACACAATTTTCTTGTCACCTTTCAAGTAGAAAATTTCAGCCAGATCGTTGCTTATCACAATAATATCTTTCATTTGATAACCATCCGGCAGGGTTGCAGGTACCGCAAACGTAAATCCTACCGCTTTTCGCACTTCATCCAACGTGCTGTAGTTTACCAGAGGGTTGGGCATCCCGATAGAAGCCGACGTTTCTTTCGGTTTAGTCGAACCGATTGATATGCTTATAACACTACCTTTTATACTAACACAATTCGGATCAGTCAATACTATATTGTAGAGGTCAACAGGCACATAGGTAGTTCCTTTAATGATTGTCGGAGCCACACCCAAGCTTCGAGGTGCTGTCATTCCGATAGCTTTGCTGCTGTATGCAAAATAGTTATCTTCACCCAGGGTTAAGTCGGTTTGCATGGTACCATTATCCATGTGGATGATTTGCTTCTTTTCATCCCACTTCAAGGTGAATCCAAGTGCTTCTGACGTAATTCTGAGCGGAACCATGATTCGGTCTTTAATTACAACAATTTTTTTCGTTCCAAGGTCAACATTCTTGTCATTGATTTTAAGAGTATATTGTACTACAGGAGATTTCTGCGTTACAGCAGCAGTGGGATTCGGAGAGATGAGAACATTGGTTGCCTCAGCGGCAAAAGCAGGAACTGCTGCAGACCACATTGTTACAGCACATAAACCGACAAGTATTTTTTTCATTTTTAAAATAGCCCTTTCTTTGTATACATTGTTTTGAAGTTTATCTTCCGTATTAAAAACGATTGCGCTGAGGAAAATGTTGCGACCTAATTGAAAAAGCCTGCAAAAACTAATTGATCGAAAACATAGATTATCAAGGTTCAGTAAGTTGGTATGCTCCAATAGAGTGAATAACATAATATCTTAACCGTCGAGTAGAGCCTGGCGAGACCCCGTTCAAAGAAGAATTACGTCTGGAAAAGTACACTTTTACGGACATATATAGATGATCAACCTCGGATTACCAACTATCTCCTGATATAAATACATGAATATCACTGATTCTTGCTTTTTTTGCCGCGCAGGAATTTCCAATATGCAGAATAGGGAATGACCACTCCAATGTCCTTCTAAACTTATATGAATTTTGATGTGCACATTTTTTGATACAAAATAGAAGCTGAGATAACAAGGATTATTGCAGCAACCCATATCGTTGGCATAATGGGAAAGGATAAAAACCAATTTAGTAAAACAGGAACCGCTACAACAAGCATATTGACTATGCCGCTCACAATCACAGGAATACTTTGTTTGACAACCATCATTTCGTTTTCCCACTCATAATTAGGGTATTTTTTATTGAGGAAAATACCCAGCACAGTAGTAAAAAGGGAATATGCTATGGGGACAAGCAAGAGGCTCATTATCTGCAACGCACTCATTTTTAGCCTTGTTATGATAGCGAAAATGGCAAGGATATAACCGAAGCCATGTAAAGTCAGATTTACGGCAAGTTTGCTATTCAAAATTGTTCTTACGGAAACCGGGGAACTCTGTAAAATCCAAATGTTCTTACCCTCTAAGGAAATGGATGACGCGGCAGGGCAGCTTAATGAAAGCAAAGCGCCAACTACAATAGGCGCATATTGCGAAAGAAACCCGTTCATGTCATCTATGCCTGCATAACTCCCTAATTTTTCAAGGGACATAACCAAGAGAAAGATACTGAAAAGGCAAAGCAGTACTACGCCAAGCCCGGTATTTAGTACAGCCATATAGGAACTTAAAAAGCGTCCAAATTCCTTTTGATAAAGTGCGCAAAACTTTGAACGTCGTTTCAATGTTCCTTTACGATTAGCAGAGTATTTGGACGATATTCTAGTCCGCCATATAGTTTCTAATAAAAGTAAAACCTCATTGATATTCAACGAGGTTCGTGTAATTACATATTTTGATTTGCCTTTCGGTACAAAGTCATTCTTTTAAAGATGAAAACTTTGATTTCTTATCAGCTTGGATTGCTGAAATTTATGAAGAAGCAGGTTTAAATTAGGAGGAAACTTAAAATACCACTATTGTATGGGATTGCTGTTTTAGGGATTGCTGCGATTTATGCTATTAGCAAGGATTATGAGGTGGAGGCGAAATACAAAGATGCCAGTATTAAATTTACACCTTCAAGAAATCAGCAAAGCACACATACTAATCAATTTCACATCGTGAGACCTACATAATCTAAACCCAAAATATAAAAGAGGCTGTGCTGAAGAAAAGTTCGTTTGAGGCCTCGAAAGAAGTGAAAGCTGTGTTCACACAGATGATTCCGGATTATCAGGATTGGGTCCTGCGGGCAGAATAATCGAGTCTAAATACCTATGAAATCATACTTAAATCGTGACTTATCATATGACTACCTGTTTTGTTATAATCAGGAACAATAAAACAAGAGATATATCATAAAGATTTTGTAGAACTATCAGCAACTTTCTATTGTATCATTATTTTGAATTTTCGTTTGATATAGAACTAGATGGGTTTTATAACCAAATATTCTTTCTTTTTATTTTGCTAGTTAGTGCTGATCTATTATACATTTTCAGGGAGGAAAAAAATGATACCAAAAAAGAAGGTTGTTAGCAGTTTTTTAGCAACATCGTTACTAGTAACTCCTTTCCTTGGGACAAGTGTGTCTGCAGCTACAACGTTTTCGGATATTGATAGTTCGTATGCTAGAGATGCGATTCTTACATTATTAGAGAAAGGAATATTGTCAGGTGCAGGGGATAGTGAATTTCATCCAACTGAACGAATGATGCGACAGGATTTTGCTATTATTTTAGCAAAAGTACTGAATCTTGATGTAAGCAATCCCCCTGCAGTGCCTCGTTTTTCTGATGTACCTGCAGGACATTATGCATACGCATACGTAGAAGCGGCAGGAAAAGAAGGGTTGATTTCTGGAGTAGGGAATGAAAATCTTGGAGTAAATCAACCTCTCACACGGGAACAGATGGTTGTGTTGTTTGTACGAGCGTTAGGAATGGATGCAAAGGGGAAAGGATCGGAGATAACATTTTCTGATCAGGATCAAATTTCTTCCTGGGCGAGAGATGGTGTTGCGGCTGCGGTGGAAGCTGGATTAGTTTCAGGCATTGGCAACAATACGTTTAATCCTAAAGGAGTTGCTCAACGTCAGGAAGTAGCGCTTGTTGTTGAGCGTTTCTTGAGAATGAAAGAAGAACAAGAAAAAATGAAAACGATGCTTCCGGTGATTAGCATCACTCCTTATCCTGATAAAACAACACTGGAAAGTATAACAGTAACAGGAGCGGTGACATATGCTGCTGCATTACGTATTGGTACAACAAAAATAAAAATAGAAGATGGAAAATGGAGCACCAAGGTGCCTCTTAAGCTGGGGGAAAATAAATATGAGCTTCATGCTCAGAACATAGCAGGAAAAGAAACGATTGCTACTGTGAAAATTATCCGTCTTCCTGTATCTGCCGGTGGAAGTGGAGGAAGCGGTGGAGGCGGGCAGCAGGATACGGTCACAGCGACGCTTGTATCTACCTCTCCTGTGACGATTGGTGAGAACGTGGTAGCTAAAAGCAATAAACCAGGAACTTTGTACCTTGTACCTAGTACAGAAAAACCGGCAAATAAAGAAGACTTGGAAAAGCTAGTGGCTAGCAAAGTAGCAAGAAAAGCCGAAGCGTCAACGGCTAACCAAAATACAAACATAAGTACAGTCGGGATGCGGGAAACAGAAACAAGCTATGTAGTGTATGCAGTAGATGCTGCTAACACAGTATCTAAGCCGACCACGAGGATTGTATTGCAATATGGATGCCGAATTTTGGGTGACCTATATTTAGGGAAATATGCTGATACGAAAGGGGACACAAAGATTACAATAAACAAGGGAGGAGCTCCTCTATATACGGCCAAATACAAACAGAGTGGTGAAACGACTATCGGAACATATGGGCTTGAAGATGGAGATGGGAAGCTTTCCTACTATTTTGAAGTTCCACAAGGGACCTATACGATTACTGCCACAAATGGAAATAGGAGTATACAGTGGACGGTTACAACAAACACCCATGAGTTAAATGAGGACGGTAGGTTATATATCAACCAGGTAGAGGATCGAAATCTAGAAGATATCGATGATTCAAAGATGACAGCGAAAATCACGTTTACAGGCGGTCCGAACGTACCGGAAAGTACAACACAAGTAAACGTATCAGATCTACAAGATGGGCATATCTTATATGCGTCTGACCCTGGGTATCGCCCTTCGGAAAACCCTGGGGAAGGCAAATTATATGAAGGGAATATGAAAGATATATACGATATCCCGTGGTCAAATAGTACGTATGAGATTGAAAACGTGCACCCTCATTATCATATTTCTGTAATTGAAGTGGATGAAGAGGGAAACATAATTGCCTATAGAGACTATGAAATAACGAATGATCAAATGGGTACAAAAATACCTGTTGATGAGTCTCACGTAGATGAGTACGTATCAGAAGGAGATGTCCCTGGAGAAATCATTGTGAAAAAGCCTTTACCTAATGCAAGGCATGGTTCAATAGTGGTTTTAGTGAGAGCTGCAACTCCTGCTGACGCAGTCTCCATTGCCACTAATCAGAAGACGGTATCAGATATTTATAATAATATACTAGTAGGGAATGAAAATATTTGGAACGCAAAAGGGATTACAGAATCGGTCTTAACAGGCGCGCTTCCTGCTACAATACCTACCACTTTGCGTGGAACAGAT
It contains:
- a CDS encoding site-specific integrase translates to MTHSSPSVRPSTTLVDTKLQQLIQDARSHIDHARSDNTRRAYDSDWRSFENWCAAYELDSLPAEAATVILYITDLANDGYKFSTIRRHVSSISIRHKLMQHPSPARDIHVIAALDGIARKIGKMSTPKRAAELDYIAMMVDAIDTSRLLGLRDKAMILLGFATASRRSELVRLTTKDIERKARGIVVTIHAHKTNEILRKGIVAVHSDYCPIRALDEWIEASGITSGPLFRAVNRYGHIADTALTPQVVAKVVKRAAEAAGLNPDEFAGHSLRSGIVTTSGQKGFNIQAGMKQTGHKTPGMVMRYQQEGQIFDNNISSMLGDL
- a CDS encoding stalk domain-containing protein, with the protein product MEHTNLLNLDNLCFRSISFCRLFQLGRNIFLSAIVFNTEDKLQNNVYKERAILKMKKILVGLCAVTMWSAAVPAFAAEATNVLISPNPTAAVTQKSPVVQYTLKINDKNVDLGTKKIVVIKDRIMVPLRITSEALGFTLKWDEKKQIIHMDNGTMQTDLTLGEDNYFAYSSKAIGMTAPRSLGVAPTIIKGTTYVPVDLYNIVLTDPNCVSIKGSVISISIGSTKPKETSASIGMPNPLVNYSTLDEVRKAVGFTFAVPATLPDGYQMKDIIVISNDLAEIFYLKGDKKIVYRTAKVNADISGDYNVYDKVKTITVGNTEITVKGKSDSINLATWTKDGVSFSLLFDEAVNEKALSTIIGSIK
- a CDS encoding S-layer homology domain-containing protein, whose amino-acid sequence is MIPKKKVVSSFLATSLLVTPFLGTSVSAATTFSDIDSSYARDAILTLLEKGILSGAGDSEFHPTERMMRQDFAIILAKVLNLDVSNPPAVPRFSDVPAGHYAYAYVEAAGKEGLISGVGNENLGVNQPLTREQMVVLFVRALGMDAKGKGSEITFSDQDQISSWARDGVAAAVEAGLVSGIGNNTFNPKGVAQRQEVALVVERFLRMKEEQEKMKTMLPVISITPYPDKTTLESITVTGAVTYAAALRIGTTKIKIEDGKWSTKVPLKLGENKYELHAQNIAGKETIATVKIIRLPVSAGGSGGSGGGGQQDTVTATLVSTSPVTIGENVVAKSNKPGTLYLVPSTEKPANKEDLEKLVASKVARKAEASTANQNTNISTVGMRETETSYVVYAVDAANTVSKPTTRIVLQYGCRILGDLYLGKYADTKGDTKITINKGGAPLYTAKYKQSGETTIGTYGLEDGDGKLSYYFEVPQGTYTITATNGNRSIQWTVTTNTHELNEDGRLYINQVEDRNLEDIDDSKMTAKITFTGGPNVPESTTQVNVSDLQDGHILYASDPGYRPSENPGEGKLYEGNMKDIYDIPWSNSTYEIENVHPHYHISVIEVDEEGNIIAYRDYEITNDQMGTKIPVDESHVDEYVSEGDVPGEIIVKKPLPNARHGSIVVLVRAATPADAVSIATNQKTVSDIYNNILVGNENIWNAKGITESVLTGALPATIPTTLRGTDRDVYALWVDVEMPDKSQVMRMFKVEKWNTTP